A genomic region of Prevotella scopos JCM 17725 contains the following coding sequences:
- a CDS encoding ABC transporter permease, whose protein sequence is MVLKYLLKKEFTQIRRNSFLPRLIIVYPIMIMCVMPWVMNMEVKNIVVDVVDNDHSTQSQQLVHEIEANKYFIFHGQQPTYAQALRNIEHSEADIVVVIPQNYSRDLSSGHLPQVLIAANAVNGTKGTLGSGYLSQIVTANAFPSSAAVKSKVDTLFLYNEHLNFKLFMIPALFAMIMMLMTGFLPTLNIVGEKEKGTIEQINVTPVSKWTFILSKLIPYWMIAFFIVTVCLLLGWLLYGITPVGNIALIYLLSMLLALFFSSFGLIISNYSDTMQQAIFVMWFFVVILLLLSGLYTPTRSMPPFAYLSTYINPVSYFIEAMRTVFIRGGDFSSIAHQLLALSGIGLFMGTWAVVSYKKNN, encoded by the coding sequence ATGGTACTGAAATATCTTTTAAAGAAAGAATTTACACAGATCCGACGTAATTCCTTTCTGCCAAGACTTATCATTGTCTATCCCATAATGATCATGTGTGTCATGCCGTGGGTAATGAATATGGAGGTGAAGAATATTGTGGTGGATGTTGTCGATAACGACCATTCTACACAGTCACAGCAGTTGGTGCACGAGATAGAAGCGAATAAGTACTTTATCTTCCATGGTCAGCAGCCAACCTACGCACAGGCACTCAGGAATATAGAACATTCAGAAGCAGATATCGTGGTTGTCATACCTCAGAACTATAGCCGCGATTTAAGTTCAGGACATCTACCGCAGGTGCTGATTGCGGCTAATGCAGTCAATGGAACAAAGGGAACGTTGGGTTCAGGATATCTTTCTCAGATTGTTACTGCTAATGCTTTTCCTTCTTCAGCTGCTGTGAAGTCAAAGGTAGATACGCTGTTTCTCTATAACGAGCATCTCAACTTCAAACTCTTTATGATTCCTGCGTTGTTTGCAATGATAATGATGTTGATGACAGGATTCCTACCAACACTTAACATCGTTGGCGAAAAAGAAAAGGGAACAATAGAACAAATAAACGTGACACCCGTAAGCAAATGGACATTCATACTTTCTAAGCTGATTCCTTACTGGATGATTGCCTTTTTCATCGTAACGGTCTGCCTGCTGTTGGGATGGCTGCTGTATGGCATCACACCTGTGGGCAATATTGCCCTCATCTACCTATTATCAATGTTGCTTGCGCTGTTCTTTTCATCTTTCGGACTGATTATTTCCAATTACTCCGATACAATGCAGCAGGCCATCTTTGTAATGTGGTTCTTCGTAGTCATTCTCCTGCTACTCTCAGGACTATATACTCCGACACGTTCGATGCCACCTTTTGCTTATCTTTCCACTTACATCAACCCTGTGAGCTACTTCATTGAGGCGATGCGTACCGTATTTATTCGTGGAGGTGACTTCAGCAGTATTGCTCATCAGCTGCTTGCCCTCTCGGGAATAGGGCTCTTTATGGGTACTTGGGCGGTAGTGAGTTACAAGAAGAATAACTAA
- a CDS encoding ABC transporter permease: MKPFFSFVIKETKHILRDKRTMLMLFGMPIVMMLLFGFAVTNDVRNVRVVIVMSNADNATQQVADRLAASEYFTLTKVVATPAEAEKAIRDQKADMAVVFAQDFASRKSNYQLIVDGTDPNMAQQWTAYAKAVIANAESSVVNSKLLYNPQMKSAYNFVPAIMGTLLMLICAMMTSISIVREKEKGTMEVLLVSPTKPLMMIIAKAVPYLVLAFVILIVILLMATFVLGVPVKGSLFWIFVISTIYILLALSLGLLISTVAKTQLVALLLSAMVLLMPIIMLSGMIFPIESMPQILQDVSVIIPTRYYTSAMRKLMIMGVGIEEVYFELTVLISMLIGLMSLALAKFNKRLE; encoded by the coding sequence ATGAAGCCATTTTTTTCATTTGTTATCAAGGAAACCAAGCATATTCTTCGCGACAAACGCACGATGTTGATGCTCTTCGGTATGCCCATCGTAATGATGCTTCTCTTTGGTTTTGCCGTCACCAATGATGTGCGAAACGTGCGTGTTGTCATCGTGATGAGCAATGCCGACAATGCCACCCAGCAAGTAGCAGACCGCTTGGCAGCATCTGAATACTTCACACTGACAAAGGTTGTGGCAACGCCTGCCGAAGCTGAGAAAGCTATCCGTGACCAAAAGGCCGACATGGCTGTGGTCTTTGCACAGGATTTCGCAAGCAGAAAGTCTAACTATCAGCTCATTGTCGATGGCACAGACCCTAATATGGCACAGCAGTGGACTGCCTATGCCAAAGCCGTCATAGCCAATGCGGAAAGCAGTGTTGTGAACTCAAAACTACTTTATAACCCTCAGATGAAGTCGGCTTACAACTTTGTTCCAGCTATTATGGGTACGTTGTTGATGCTGATTTGTGCGATGATGACATCAATATCCATTGTTCGAGAAAAAGAAAAGGGAACGATGGAGGTGCTGCTTGTATCGCCTACAAAGCCTTTAATGATGATTATTGCCAAGGCAGTACCCTATCTTGTGCTTGCCTTCGTCATCCTGATCGTGATACTCCTCATGGCTACGTTTGTCTTAGGCGTACCAGTAAAGGGTTCATTGTTTTGGATATTCGTGATTTCTACTATCTATATCCTCCTTGCCCTTTCATTAGGACTACTTATCTCAACAGTAGCTAAGACGCAGCTTGTCGCCCTTCTTTTGTCAGCGATGGTATTGTTAATGCCTATTATAATGCTCTCTGGAATGATATTTCCCATCGAGTCAATGCCACAGATATTACAAGATGTCTCAGTCATCATTCCTACACGATACTACACAAGTGCTATGCGCAAACTAATGATTATGGGTGTTGGAATTGAGGAAGTTTACTTTGAGCTAACAGTTCTTATAAGTATGCTCATAGGCCTGATGTCGCTCGCATTGGCTAAGTTTAACAAACGATTAGAATAG
- a CDS encoding ATP-binding cassette domain-containing protein translates to MTAIEVNNISKHYGKVQALKEVSFSVNKGEVFGLIGPDGAGKTSMFRILCSLLLPEKGTATVDGFDVVSQMEEVRKRVGYMPGRFSLYQDLTIEENLHFFATLFNTTVEENYDAIKPIYSQIERFKDRKAGALSGGMKQKLALCCALVHQPSVLFLDEPTTGVDPVSRKEFWEILSQLKERDITIVASTPYLDEVRSCERVAFLSEGVVQGIGTADDILTAFKDIFNPPSIERTADSKTNNLTNNEAEKVIEVEHLVKAFGAFHAVDDISFSVKKGEIFGFLGANGAGKTTAMHMLTGLNQPTSGTGRVVGFDIRTEYEQIKRHIGYMSQKFSLYDDLTVAENITLFAGIYGMKDGEIRRKIDELLERLNFSEHRNTLVASLPLGWKQKLAFSVSIFHEPGVVFLDEPTGGVDPSTRRQFWKLIYDAAERGITVFVTTHYMDEAEYCDRISIMVDGKIKALGTPDELKREFNQPDMDHVFTYLARQATRSSD, encoded by the coding sequence ATGACAGCAATAGAAGTAAACAACATATCAAAGCACTACGGAAAGGTTCAGGCACTGAAAGAGGTTAGCTTCTCAGTAAATAAAGGTGAGGTCTTCGGGCTCATCGGACCTGACGGAGCTGGCAAGACGTCAATGTTTCGCATTCTCTGTTCGCTGCTTTTACCTGAGAAGGGTACGGCAACGGTAGATGGGTTTGACGTGGTGAGCCAAATGGAAGAGGTGCGCAAACGAGTCGGTTATATGCCTGGACGATTCTCTCTCTATCAGGATTTGACGATAGAAGAGAACCTTCACTTCTTTGCTACACTCTTCAACACAACGGTAGAAGAGAACTATGATGCCATCAAGCCTATCTATTCGCAGATTGAGCGATTTAAGGATCGTAAGGCAGGGGCACTCTCTGGCGGTATGAAACAGAAGTTGGCTCTCTGCTGTGCATTGGTTCATCAGCCAAGTGTTCTCTTCCTTGACGAGCCAACAACAGGTGTTGACCCTGTCAGCCGCAAGGAGTTTTGGGAGATTCTCAGCCAGCTGAAGGAGCGTGATATAACCATAGTTGCCTCCACGCCTTACCTTGATGAGGTGAGGAGTTGCGAACGCGTAGCTTTCCTTTCAGAAGGAGTAGTGCAAGGAATAGGCACAGCTGACGATATTCTTACAGCGTTTAAAGACATCTTTAATCCACCGAGTATCGAACGAACTGCGGACAGCAAGACAAATAACCTCACTAACAATGAAGCTGAAAAGGTCATCGAAGTAGAACACCTTGTCAAAGCCTTTGGTGCTTTCCATGCTGTAGATGACATCTCCTTTTCGGTGAAGAAGGGTGAAATCTTCGGATTTCTCGGTGCTAACGGAGCCGGAAAGACCACAGCCATGCACATGCTTACAGGCTTAAACCAGCCCACAAGCGGCACAGGAAGGGTTGTTGGATTTGACATCCGTACGGAGTATGAGCAGATCAAACGGCACATCGGCTATATGAGTCAGAAGTTCTCACTCTATGACGACCTCACCGTTGCCGAGAATATCACCCTTTTTGCAGGTATCTATGGTATGAAGGATGGCGAAATACGCCGCAAGATAGACGAGTTGTTAGAGCGTCTGAACTTCTCAGAGCATCGCAACACGTTGGTTGCAAGTCTGCCTTTAGGCTGGAAACAGAAGCTTGCTTTCTCTGTAAGTATCTTTCATGAGCCTGGCGTTGTGTTCCTTGACGAGCCTACGGGAGGTGTCGATCCATCCACACGTCGCCAGTTCTGGAAACTTATCTATGATGCTGCAGAGCGGGGAATAACGGTCTTTGTGACCACACACTATATGGATGAGGCTGAGTATTGCGACCGTATTTCCATTATGGTTGACGGAAAGATAAAGGCTCTGGGAACACCCGACGAACTGAAACGAGAGTTCAACCAACCCGATATGGACCACGTTTTTACCTATCTGGCACGCCAAGCAACACGCAGTTCGGATTAA
- a CDS encoding HlyD family secretion protein, producing the protein MKKILIFASLAVMMASCGNDKKDYDATGTFEATEVTVSAESTGQLISFNVTEGQLLNNGLAVGQIDSRQLTLKREQLATSNEQLTATHSQLEANKRQLAANRQATASRQLDLEKQVASIRQQIANQQRERERFSELLKDGAVPRKQVDDIDYQIQVLQKQLVATQEQIASQNASLAEQNKGIAAQMDGISSQQSGVNAQQAGVRNQQAQIDDQIARTFIKSPLTGTVLEKYVEQGEFVSAGKPLFKIADTKRMYIRAYITSEQLKNVKLGQKVKVIADYGGGEKKQYDGVVTWISSRSEFTPKSIVTEDERADLVYAIKIQFQNDGYAKIGMYGEVKF; encoded by the coding sequence ATGAAGAAGATATTGATATTTGCCAGTCTTGCCGTTATGATGGCATCTTGCGGAAATGACAAGAAGGATTATGATGCTACAGGAACATTTGAAGCTACCGAAGTCACAGTATCTGCTGAGTCTACAGGTCAGTTAATAAGTTTCAATGTTACTGAAGGACAGTTGCTTAATAACGGACTGGCTGTTGGTCAGATTGACTCACGCCAACTCACATTGAAACGTGAACAATTGGCTACAAGTAACGAACAACTGACGGCAACACATAGTCAGCTCGAAGCAAACAAGCGACAATTGGCTGCCAACCGACAAGCTACGGCAAGCAGACAGTTAGATCTTGAGAAGCAAGTGGCGTCTATCCGCCAACAGATTGCTAATCAGCAGCGTGAGCGTGAGCGCTTTTCTGAACTTTTGAAAGACGGTGCTGTACCACGTAAACAAGTTGATGACATTGATTATCAGATACAAGTATTGCAGAAACAACTTGTGGCGACACAGGAACAGATTGCCAGTCAAAACGCATCTTTAGCCGAACAGAACAAGGGTATAGCTGCTCAGATGGATGGTATCAGTTCTCAGCAGAGTGGAGTAAACGCACAGCAAGCTGGTGTTCGTAATCAACAGGCACAGATTGACGACCAGATTGCACGCACGTTTATAAAAAGTCCGCTCACAGGAACAGTCTTAGAGAAGTATGTTGAGCAAGGAGAGTTTGTCTCCGCTGGCAAACCTTTGTTCAAGATTGCAGACACCAAGCGGATGTATATACGAGCATATATCACCTCTGAACAGCTTAAAAATGTTAAGTTAGGACAAAAGGTAAAGGTGATAGCAGACTATGGTGGCGGTGAGAAAAAGCAATATGACGGTGTCGTTACATGGATATCAAGCCGTTCAGAATTTACTCCAAAGAGTATTGTCACAGAAGACGAGCGTGCCGATTTGGTCTATGCTATCAAGATACAGTTCCAAAACGATGGCTATGCAAAGATTGGAATGTATGGAGAAGTGAAGTTTTAA
- a CDS encoding TolC family protein, with translation MKKIMITLALIMMTTISQAQTLGECQQAAEKNYPLIKQYGLIAKTTQLTVKNIQKAWLPQLTASAQATYQSAVTAWPERMQTMYQQMGLNMKGLSKDQYKIGVDLQQTVYDGGSISNQRNIAQQEGKVQEAQTEANLYQVRQRVNEMYFSLLLLNEQIQLNEDVKTLLLSSENKLSAMVKGGTAATSDLDNVRAERLSVEQQNESLKQQKQMLQRMLSVFCGIEVNNIHKPEPIQVTSSASNRPEMRLYDSQLKLTEAKEKALDTQLRPKLGLFAQGYYGYPGLNMFEDMMNRKWSLNGIVGIKLSWNVSALYTHKNDKARLSAQREMIENAREVFLFNNKMEEIQQSENISRYQTMIKSDDEIIVLRTNVRKAAESKLAHGIIDINSLLREISNENAAKTQQTIHEIDMLKEMYHLKYTNNE, from the coding sequence ATGAAGAAGATAATGATAACCCTTGCTCTGATAATGATGACTACCATTAGTCAGGCACAGACATTGGGAGAATGTCAGCAGGCTGCTGAAAAGAATTATCCCCTTATCAAGCAGTATGGGTTGATTGCCAAGACCACTCAGCTGACGGTAAAGAACATCCAAAAGGCATGGTTGCCACAGCTCACAGCATCAGCGCAAGCAACCTATCAGAGTGCTGTTACGGCTTGGCCAGAGCGTATGCAAACGATGTATCAACAGATGGGACTCAACATGAAAGGGCTAAGTAAGGATCAGTATAAGATAGGTGTCGACCTTCAGCAGACCGTCTATGACGGTGGTAGCATTAGTAATCAGCGTAACATCGCACAACAGGAGGGGAAAGTACAAGAGGCACAAACGGAGGCAAACTTGTATCAGGTGCGTCAGCGTGTCAATGAAATGTATTTCTCACTTTTGTTGTTGAACGAGCAAATCCAGCTAAACGAGGATGTTAAAACGCTACTGCTATCAAGTGAGAACAAACTCTCAGCTATGGTAAAAGGCGGTACTGCAGCTACAAGCGACCTCGACAATGTTCGAGCTGAGCGACTAAGCGTAGAGCAGCAGAACGAAAGTCTGAAACAGCAAAAGCAGATGCTACAGCGTATGTTAAGTGTCTTCTGCGGCATTGAGGTTAACAACATACATAAGCCAGAGCCTATCCAAGTGACTTCTTCAGCAAGCAATCGCCCAGAGATGCGCCTATATGATAGTCAGCTAAAGCTTACCGAGGCTAAAGAGAAGGCATTAGACACGCAGCTACGCCCCAAGTTAGGACTTTTTGCACAAGGCTATTATGGCTATCCGGGACTGAATATGTTTGAGGATATGATGAACCGAAAGTGGAGTCTGAATGGTATTGTCGGCATCAAACTGTCATGGAACGTGAGTGCACTCTATACGCACAAGAACGACAAAGCAAGGCTAAGCGCACAACGAGAAATGATAGAGAATGCGCGTGAAGTATTCCTTTTCAATAATAAGATGGAAGAGATACAGCAGTCTGAAAACATCAGTCGCTATCAAACGATGATAAAAAGCGACGATGAAATCATCGTATTGCGTACGAATGTACGTAAGGCTGCAGAGTCAAAGCTTGCGCATGGAATCATAGATATCAATAGTCTGCTGCGAGAGATAAGCAATGAGAATGCAGCCAAGACTCAACAAACCATTCACGAGATTGATATGCTCAAGGAGATGTATCATTTGAAATATACAAACAACGAATAA
- a CDS encoding helix-turn-helix domain-containing protein: MNTTKVVNHLSIENLNMDEVLSQQDKFFANDDAVLILNGSVQRIPVFNLKEIYQMVEPRFVLVLEGSAEICINLQDYHVEKGNVILIPADTIVEVNEISDDARVMAIVFRDSLELSDEVIYKASPTEFDRLLRMYYLLWDIIQLTPYRRKTVHNLFNTIVSDVQEMMDRESENIQNESSTRAQELFLQFKRLIKQHCMQERSIPFYASQLRITPHHLSALIKKASGQSVMYWINRATIQEAKLLLKTNGMMAYEIANRMNFPSASAFSKFFKRETGLTPRAYQETTYK, encoded by the coding sequence ATGAATACAACGAAGGTAGTAAACCATCTTTCAATCGAGAATTTGAATATGGATGAGGTTCTTAGTCAGCAAGACAAGTTTTTTGCCAATGACGATGCAGTTCTTATTCTCAATGGAAGTGTACAGAGGATTCCTGTTTTCAATTTGAAGGAAATATATCAAATGGTAGAACCTCGTTTTGTTCTTGTGTTGGAAGGTAGTGCAGAGATTTGCATCAATCTGCAGGATTATCACGTAGAGAAAGGAAATGTTATATTGATTCCTGCTGACACCATTGTTGAAGTCAATGAGATTTCTGATGATGCTCGTGTAATGGCTATTGTGTTCAGAGATAGTTTAGAATTGTCCGATGAGGTGATTTATAAAGCTTCTCCAACAGAATTTGATAGATTGTTGAGAATGTATTATCTTTTATGGGATATCATACAACTTACTCCCTATCGCAGGAAGACTGTACACAACCTTTTCAATACGATTGTTTCTGATGTTCAGGAAATGATGGATAGGGAGTCAGAAAATATTCAGAATGAAAGCTCTACGCGTGCGCAGGAGCTTTTCCTCCAATTCAAACGGCTGATAAAACAACATTGTATGCAGGAACGCTCAATCCCTTTTTATGCCTCCCAACTTCGTATAACGCCGCATCATCTCTCTGCTCTTATAAAGAAAGCAAGCGGGCAGAGTGTGATGTATTGGATTAACCGAGCTACCATACAGGAAGCAAAGCTGTTGTTGAAAACCAACGGGATGATGGCTTACGAAATAGCAAACCGAATGAACTTTCCCAGTGCTTCTGCTTTTTCCAAATTCTTTAAACGCGAAACGGGCTTGACTCCTCGTGCTTATCAGGAGACGACATATAAATAG
- a CDS encoding S-ribosylhomocysteine lyase has protein sequence MNKIPSFTIDHERLLRGIYVSRKDEVGGETVTTFDIRMKEPNREPVLHVGAIHAIEHLAATYLRNDDEWKDRVIYWGPMGCLTGNYLILRGDLESKDIVELMRRTFQFVADFEGEIPGAAPRDCGNYLLHDLPMAKWESRKFLTEVLNNITDANLVYPEK, from the coding sequence ATGAATAAGATTCCTTCCTTTACCATTGACCACGAACGTTTGCTGCGTGGCATTTATGTGAGTCGTAAGGACGAGGTGGGTGGCGAGACTGTTACCACTTTTGACATCCGTATGAAAGAACCCAATCGTGAGCCGGTGTTGCACGTCGGTGCTATCCACGCCATCGAACACTTGGCTGCCACTTATCTACGCAATGATGACGAGTGGAAAGACCGAGTTATCTATTGGGGACCAATGGGTTGTTTGACAGGTAACTACCTTATCCTTCGTGGCGACCTGGAGTCGAAAGACATTGTCGAACTCATGCGTCGCACCTTCCAATTCGTTGCCGACTTTGAGGGTGAAATCCCTGGTGCTGCACCACGCGACTGCGGTAACTACCTGCTCCACGACCTGCCTATGGCAAAGTGGGAGTCACGTAAGTTCCTCACCGAGGTGCTGAACAACATCACTGACGCCAACCTCGTTTACCCGGAAAAGTAG